From one Treponema denticola genomic stretch:
- a CDS encoding ABC transporter ATP-binding protein/permease, with amino-acid sequence MLELKNINKSYKIRAGLEQKVLKDLNIMFGDKGLVSILGRSGGGKSTILNIIGGLCNFDSGEVFYNNKKIEDYNEFRKNKIAFVFQDFNLINHLSSEDNIIAGMTDSITGSIKERKEHSVFILKSLNIGEYTKKKPAQLSGGQRQRLAIARMLAKEVDIVLADEATSSLDKKNAHHIMQVLKDISKEKLVIFVTHDKELAYEYSDRILNLVDGQITKDENITKDMEEFDSTIKTEKSEDCSSYQTERNGLKKAQQNNSYKKNTRYLPLRNLKGRAKASIRNIIIISLIFLSILFSIFMESDYFKEYMHDIYLQEGIKTSVLDVVKEKVSDEALVEELNMLYKELPNIEHCSYTYNTRIKIAGSNYIEGLQAGKPIFSYTNLEDISSNDYFKKIIRTGRFPEKADEVLMSSAGAIALLKELKIGGERLEDQFNTGKLDDKYVFSLVENTFFFVAEYRLPKIKITGLIDSTKVSEKTHTVYFINGFTNLFEIKKGGLYKHGLKLYKKDLSAEKHTELLNTVKENKKIRVNEVHQKRVNIAYNKIASFFDFSRILLILICSVSILSLASIFYTTILERKNEIRIYRSLAYTKKEVVKIFSLEIFYTSLVSAAFAVIILAAVYYRLG; translated from the coding sequence ATGCTTGAATTAAAAAATATAAATAAGTCATATAAGATTAGGGCCGGTTTGGAGCAAAAAGTTCTTAAAGATTTAAATATTATGTTCGGCGATAAGGGCTTGGTCAGTATTTTAGGCAGAAGCGGAGGCGGAAAGTCTACAATTTTAAATATAATCGGCGGTTTATGCAATTTTGATTCCGGAGAAGTGTTTTATAATAATAAAAAGATTGAAGACTATAACGAATTCAGAAAAAATAAAATAGCCTTTGTGTTTCAAGACTTTAATTTAATAAACCATTTATCAAGTGAAGATAATATTATTGCCGGCATGACTGATAGTATTACCGGCAGTATAAAAGAAAGGAAAGAGCATTCCGTATTTATATTAAAAAGTTTAAACATAGGGGAGTATACAAAAAAAAAGCCTGCACAATTATCGGGTGGGCAAAGACAAAGGCTCGCAATTGCAAGAATGCTCGCAAAAGAGGTCGATATTGTTTTGGCCGATGAGGCGACGTCCAGCTTGGATAAAAAGAATGCACACCATATCATGCAGGTTCTAAAAGATATTTCAAAAGAAAAACTTGTGATCTTTGTAACCCATGATAAGGAACTCGCTTATGAGTACAGTGATCGTATTTTAAATTTAGTAGACGGACAGATTACAAAGGATGAAAATATAACTAAGGACATGGAAGAATTTGATAGCACAATCAAAACAGAAAAATCGGAAGATTGTTCTTCTTATCAAACAGAAAGAAATGGATTGAAAAAGGCTCAACAAAATAACTCGTATAAAAAAAATACAAGATATTTACCCTTAAGAAATTTAAAAGGAAGGGCTAAGGCAAGTATCAGAAACATAATAATCATAAGTCTTATTTTTCTTTCTATATTATTTTCAATTTTTATGGAATCGGATTATTTTAAGGAGTATATGCATGATATCTATCTTCAAGAAGGCATTAAAACAAGTGTTTTGGATGTAGTAAAAGAAAAGGTGAGTGATGAAGCTCTTGTCGAAGAATTAAATATGCTCTACAAAGAACTTCCCAATATCGAGCATTGTTCTTATACATATAATACCAGAATAAAAATTGCAGGTTCAAATTATATTGAAGGCCTTCAAGCAGGGAAACCGATTTTTTCATATACCAATTTGGAAGATATAAGCTCTAACGATTATTTTAAGAAAATAATTAGGACAGGCCGTTTTCCCGAAAAAGCTGATGAGGTGCTTATGAGTTCTGCAGGTGCAATAGCCTTGCTTAAAGAACTTAAAATCGGCGGGGAAAGATTGGAAGATCAATTTAATACAGGCAAGCTTGATGATAAATATGTTTTTAGTCTGGTTGAAAATACTTTTTTCTTTGTCGCAGAATACCGTTTACCTAAGATTAAAATAACCGGTCTTATCGACAGTACAAAAGTAAGCGAAAAAACTCACACCGTTTATTTTATAAATGGCTTTACGAATCTTTTTGAAATAAAAAAAGGCGGCTTATACAAGCACGGCCTTAAACTATATAAAAAAGATCTAAGTGCAGAAAAGCATACGGAACTTTTAAATACCGTTAAAGAAAATAAAAAAATAAGAGTCAATGAGGTTCATCAAAAAAGAGTAAACATAGCTTATAATAAGATAGCCTCCTTCTTTGATTTTTCAAGAATTTTACTTATACTGATATGCTCGGTTTCAATCTTGTCCTTAGCTTCTATTTTTTATACTACTATCTTGGAAAGAAAAAACGAGATTAGAATTTACCGCTCATTGGCCTACACCAAAAAAGAAGTCGTAAAAATCTTCTCTTTAGAAATTTTTTATACAAGCTTGGTTTCTGCCGCCTTTGCCGTAATAATTTTGGCGGCAGTTTATTATCGGTTAGGCTAG
- a CDS encoding ATP-binding cassette domain-containing protein — translation MHDIKLKSITKSYSVGNEKQIVLEDLSYNFASGKISFILGPSGCGKSSLLNIIAGIDKNYSGEVLYKGETIKNYDKFRRENISFIFQDSNLIQHQNLLKNIVIALHNGIENKEELAINLLKKAGLSEHIYKKPYMLSTGERQRASIARALARDTDILLCDEPTGSLDETTKIEICDLILEVFKGKTIIFVSHDEELAEKYADEILTIDNKKLKPIKQKPQLEPDSNIEYKPETRIKDSSFKNGFYINILSEKLKLFNSLQLLVIILGIFIFSIGSFKAVSYGIDQYLYGKYKADKITLSSAGMSLEALLQNIEDYNGQFKEKIYGLTLGLPSNINIQKQKFPVFINMMQEKNKANFSEDIIAGRFPENPKEILFSKAYAIKLLSNFDKLIDIENISADDLFKHLKELPISYKTVCKFAGKNPNDSEFYDEDLKIVGIIDDLRYIPDFDEGLFFEMKKFNEDMDVPGFIAFMHNIGINLNYPLYIEEEEMSDSIYVNENIYLLEEEFTKYLTKIYLSAKFTYFDIFIDEDLDTRKKVHTNYLLFKSIFKGSDNISLERQSYLNDIYGYKLSMIFTLTVLGVIAILSAYNGLKNLITAKRKDIGIYRSLGYTTKELKKMFINEGLIISFFVCLASILFFMIISLFMSKYFINLLDCSRIVNLKSFFNFDIFSILIAAVIIMLIIIISISFELKKTNIDELIR, via the coding sequence ATGCACGATATAAAGTTAAAATCAATCACTAAAAGCTATTCTGTAGGAAATGAAAAGCAGATTGTATTGGAAGACCTTTCTTATAATTTTGCTTCGGGAAAAATAAGTTTTATTTTGGGGCCATCAGGCTGCGGAAAATCGAGTCTTTTAAATATAATTGCAGGCATAGATAAAAACTATTCCGGTGAGGTTTTGTATAAGGGTGAAACGATTAAGAATTACGATAAATTTAGACGGGAAAATATCAGCTTTATTTTTCAAGACAGTAATTTAATTCAGCATCAAAATCTATTAAAAAATATCGTAATTGCCCTTCATAACGGGATAGAAAATAAAGAAGAGCTTGCAATTAACTTACTTAAAAAGGCCGGCTTATCCGAACATATTTATAAAAAGCCTTATATGCTTTCTACGGGTGAAAGACAGCGTGCGAGTATTGCAAGAGCTTTGGCAAGGGATACGGATATCTTACTTTGTGATGAGCCTACAGGAAGTTTGGATGAAACAACAAAGATTGAAATTTGCGATTTAATTTTAGAAGTTTTTAAAGGCAAAACAATTATCTTTGTAAGCCATGATGAAGAATTGGCAGAAAAATATGCCGATGAAATTTTAACTATCGACAATAAAAAATTAAAACCTATAAAACAAAAGCCTCAACTTGAACCTGATTCAAATATTGAATATAAACCTGAAACTAGAATAAAGGATTCAAGTTTTAAAAATGGATTTTATATAAATATTCTATCCGAAAAATTAAAACTTTTTAATTCGCTCCAGCTTTTAGTTATTATTTTAGGAATTTTTATATTTTCTATCGGCTCCTTTAAGGCCGTAAGTTATGGAATAGATCAATATCTTTACGGTAAGTACAAGGCCGATAAAATCACTTTAAGCAGTGCGGGTATGAGTTTAGAAGCCTTGCTTCAAAACATTGAAGATTATAACGGACAATTTAAAGAAAAAATTTACGGTCTTACCCTAGGCTTGCCTTCAAACATTAATATCCAAAAACAAAAATTCCCTGTTTTTATAAATATGATGCAGGAAAAAAATAAGGCAAACTTTTCGGAAGATATAATTGCAGGCCGCTTCCCTGAAAATCCTAAAGAGATTTTATTTAGCAAAGCTTATGCAATTAAGCTTCTTTCTAATTTTGATAAACTTATTGATATTGAAAATATTTCTGCCGACGATTTATTTAAGCACTTAAAAGAACTTCCTATTTCGTATAAAACCGTTTGTAAATTTGCAGGAAAAAATCCAAATGATTCCGAGTTTTATGATGAAGATTTAAAGATTGTAGGTATAATCGATGATTTAAGATACATCCCTGATTTTGATGAAGGCCTTTTTTTTGAAATGAAAAAATTTAATGAAGATATGGATGTGCCCGGGTTTATTGCCTTTATGCATAATATCGGAATAAACTTAAATTATCCTCTTTATATAGAGGAAGAAGAAATGTCTGATTCAATCTATGTAAATGAAAATATTTATCTTTTGGAAGAAGAGTTTACTAAATATTTAACTAAAATTTATCTTTCTGCTAAATTTACGTATTTTGATATATTTATAGACGAAGATTTAGATACCAGAAAAAAGGTGCACACTAATTATCTTTTGTTTAAATCTATTTTTAAGGGCAGCGATAATATTTCTCTGGAGAGACAATCATACCTAAATGATATTTACGGTTATAAATTAAGTATGATCTTTACATTGACTGTGCTGGGTGTCATTGCAATTCTTTCGGCATATAATGGTTTAAAAAATTTAATTACGGCTAAGCGTAAGGATATAGGTATTTACCGCTCATTGGGTTATACAACAAAGGAATTAAAAAAAATGTTTATAAACGAAGGTCTTATTATTTCGTTTTTTGTCTGCCTTGCTTCGATTTTATTTTTTATGATAATCAGCTTGTTTATGAGTAAATATTTTATTAATCTATTGGATTGCAGCAGAATAGTAAATTTAAAGAGCTTTTTTAATTTTGATATTTTTTCGATTTTGATTGCGGCTGTTATAATCATGTTAATAATTATCATTTCGATAAGCTTTGAACTTAAAAAAACTAACATAGATGAGCTGATAAGGTAA
- a CDS encoding DUF4097 family beta strand repeat-containing protein has product MMNMKKIIFFVIVFLPITMGCATNMNGRQTSVPHRIDFQKIKNISIFTQFCDIELIADNTPSENNNNISLEYTISNVKERYVSVTVEDGTLIFKEEPFLTFLPRTRWNPPLISIRIPKNHILQMLTIETENTSMIKNMTAAICFFHVKNGKFQIEDSTITEKVKIQMESGSVTVHNSHFENIDLKTDTGNLYFQGEIYGNNIIQSKSGNISMNLNAEAYLYALHFFQNMNKTQEIKENRSQVKHNLVIKGNANKIDLSFAKKNQSIDINNGKFVICNNIECKDLGIQGEYGNITMRNCIFDSPVIITDGNILFDGILKNTCTIASDLGWIKIKTSVSEKLLNPSVTSSVGKVIITGFNSKNASIKSGIDSVSITDSIIE; this is encoded by the coding sequence ATGATGAATATGAAAAAAATAATATTTTTTGTTATTGTTTTTCTCCCGATTACTATGGGATGTGCTACAAATATGAATGGAAGACAAACTTCTGTTCCTCATAGGATAGATTTTCAAAAGATAAAAAATATTTCGATATTTACGCAATTTTGTGATATTGAACTTATAGCCGATAATACCCCTTCTGAAAATAATAACAATATTTCTCTTGAATATACAATCAGCAATGTAAAAGAAAGATATGTGAGTGTTACTGTTGAAGATGGTACCCTTATTTTTAAGGAAGAACCCTTTTTGACTTTTTTACCTCGTACAAGATGGAATCCTCCGCTTATCAGTATTCGCATACCTAAGAATCATATACTGCAAATGCTTACTATTGAGACGGAAAATACAAGCATGATCAAAAATATGACGGCTGCAATATGTTTCTTTCATGTAAAGAATGGAAAATTTCAAATTGAAGACAGTACTATAACAGAAAAGGTTAAAATTCAAATGGAAAGCGGTTCTGTTACAGTGCATAATTCTCATTTTGAAAACATTGATTTAAAAACTGATACTGGAAATCTTTATTTTCAAGGTGAAATATATGGAAACAATATTATTCAAAGTAAGTCAGGAAACATATCTATGAATCTTAATGCAGAAGCTTATTTGTACGCTCTACATTTTTTCCAAAATATGAATAAAACACAAGAAATAAAAGAAAATCGCAGCCAAGTAAAACATAATCTGGTTATAAAAGGAAATGCTAATAAGATTGATTTATCTTTTGCAAAAAAGAATCAAAGCATTGATATAAATAATGGTAAATTTGTTATCTGTAATAATATTGAATGTAAAGATTTAGGCATTCAGGGTGAGTACGGAAACATTACTATGAGAAACTGTATTTTTGATAGTCCGGTTATTATTACCGATGGAAATATTTTGTTTGATGGTATCTTAAAAAATACATGTACAATCGCCTCCGATTTGGGATGGATAAAAATTAAAACTTCGGTGTCGGAAAAACTTTTAAACCCTTCAGTTACAAGTAGTGTGGGGAAAGTAATAATTACCGGTTTTAATTCAAAAAATGCTTCGATTAAAAGCGGTATAGATTCTGTTTCAATTACCGATTCTATAATTGAATAA
- a CDS encoding alpha/beta hydrolase yields MFRFKNFRFITAVLFLFSALRLYGADLEIKAEGTVLAGTLLFPKALINSSKQIIEKLKGGKMEENVPLVLNSLFRKSVQPYLISWFKYEPKKEIAQLKIPVLVIQGGNDIQVGVEDSKLLSSAKEGIELKIIEKMTHTLKEINSPQEQMKTYIDPSYPISKDLVLAITEFVNKN; encoded by the coding sequence ATGTTTAGGTTTAAAAATTTTAGATTCATAACAGCTGTGTTATTTTTATTTTCAGCTCTTAGGCTATATGGGGCTGATTTGGAAATAAAAGCTGAGGGGACTGTTCTTGCGGGGACTTTGCTTTTTCCTAAGGCTTTGATAAACTCTTCCAAACAGATTATAGAAAAACTAAAAGGCGGTAAAATGGAAGAAAATGTTCCGCTTGTTTTAAACAGCTTATTTAGAAAATCGGTTCAGCCCTATTTGATTTCTTGGTTTAAGTATGAACCCAAAAAAGAAATTGCTCAATTGAAAATACCTGTTTTGGTTATTCAGGGCGGAAATGACATTCAGGTAGGAGTTGAAGATTCAAAGCTTTTAAGCTCTGCAAAAGAGGGTATTGAATTAAAAATTATCGAAAAGATGACTCACACCTTAAAAGAAATTAATTCTCCTCAGGAACAAATGAAAACTTATATAGATCCGTCTTATCCGATTTCAAAGGATTTAGTTTTAGCCATTACGGAGTTTGTCAATAAAAATTAA
- a CDS encoding methyl-accepting chemotaxis protein produces MKEKHRFLLRNKLMIVFGALIFVVGTILTLIALRTARKAVTEKVETHLIDKATDTAEILDGRVNTMFQFLEGIARMPVLRDNTIKFIEKMAILAEEAKFNPIISELYITDKEGILYNLDGSEIEFNDIEWFQAGISGKKNTTEPYSDVENNIFITFALPVYDDNRNIIGVLGADVDGLWLSDQIKDIVVGKTGECYILDNSGTTIADKDFDLVKTRSNACEEAKTDPSLASCAAFEKMAVEIDEPSVGYYEYKGENFIASYATMKTTDWTIIINAPVNEFMGTVNELRIKMLVIGAITLAAALIVVFFVARVMIKPIKVVVEALKDIAQGEGDLTVRLPVHGNDEVTDLSEYFNETIEKIGSSIKTVGKNTIDMTNIGNELASNMTETASAVHQISANIDGVKQQALTQAASVTETAATVEEIIRTIRQLNNSIENQAASVAESSSAIEQMVGNIASITQTLGKTDDVIKTLANATADGKETVTGANTVTQRIAEESGGLLEASSVIQHIASQTNLLAMNAAIEAAHAGEAGKGFAVVADEIRKLAEESSSQGKTITETLKVLSGEIETLSYSAKTAEEKFNAIFSLSEHVKTMSQNLMNAMREQENGSKEVLTAIRDINMVTNQVNDGSAEMLRGGENVAQEMQKLDELTRVITDSMNEMASGAVQISNAVQEVHTISQKNKESIENLSKEVGKFKV; encoded by the coding sequence ATGAAAGAGAAACATCGTTTTTTATTGCGGAACAAATTGATGATTGTGTTCGGTGCATTGATTTTTGTAGTCGGGACTATTCTTACCCTTATAGCATTGCGTACTGCCCGAAAAGCTGTAACGGAAAAAGTCGAAACGCATCTGATTGACAAAGCAACAGATACGGCGGAGATTCTTGACGGGCGTGTGAATACAATGTTTCAATTTTTAGAAGGTATTGCACGGATGCCGGTATTACGCGATAATACTATTAAGTTTATAGAAAAAATGGCCATACTTGCCGAAGAAGCAAAATTCAATCCCATTATCAGTGAACTATATATTACCGATAAAGAAGGAATTTTATATAACTTAGACGGATCTGAAATAGAATTTAATGATATAGAATGGTTTCAGGCAGGTATCAGCGGGAAAAAAAATACGACGGAACCCTATAGCGATGTGGAAAATAACATATTCATAACATTTGCTTTACCGGTATATGATGACAATAGAAATATTATCGGAGTATTGGGTGCTGATGTTGACGGCTTATGGCTTAGCGATCAAATTAAGGATATTGTAGTCGGCAAAACAGGTGAATGTTATATTCTCGATAACTCAGGAACTACCATTGCGGACAAAGATTTCGACCTAGTTAAGACTCGTTCAAATGCCTGCGAGGAAGCTAAAACGGATCCATCTCTTGCGTCGTGTGCCGCTTTTGAAAAAATGGCAGTAGAGATTGACGAACCTTCTGTAGGATATTACGAATACAAAGGAGAAAATTTTATTGCCTCGTATGCCACAATGAAAACAACTGACTGGACAATCATAATTAATGCCCCCGTAAACGAATTTATGGGAACCGTCAATGAACTGCGGATTAAAATGCTGGTTATTGGAGCGATAACTTTAGCAGCCGCTCTAATTGTTGTCTTTTTTGTTGCCCGTGTAATGATAAAACCTATAAAGGTTGTCGTTGAGGCCCTTAAAGATATAGCCCAAGGTGAAGGGGATTTAACCGTCCGCCTGCCCGTACACGGCAACGATGAAGTTACCGATTTATCTGAATACTTCAATGAAACAATAGAAAAAATCGGCTCGTCGATTAAAACCGTCGGCAAAAATACTATAGACATGACAAATATCGGTAACGAACTTGCAAGCAATATGACTGAAACGGCAAGTGCTGTACACCAAATAAGTGCGAATATCGACGGCGTAAAACAGCAAGCTCTTACCCAAGCCGCAAGCGTTACCGAAACGGCAGCTACAGTCGAAGAAATTATCCGCACTATTAGACAGCTTAACAACAGTATTGAAAATCAAGCTGCCAGCGTTGCAGAGTCTTCTTCGGCTATCGAGCAAATGGTGGGAAACATAGCTTCTATCACACAGACTCTCGGTAAAACCGATGATGTTATAAAAACCCTTGCAAACGCTACGGCTGATGGCAAGGAAACAGTTACAGGAGCAAACACTGTTACCCAGCGTATTGCCGAAGAGTCAGGAGGTCTATTGGAAGCCTCAAGCGTTATCCAACACATTGCAAGCCAGACCAACCTTTTGGCGATGAATGCTGCAATTGAAGCCGCCCACGCAGGCGAAGCCGGCAAAGGTTTTGCAGTCGTTGCAGACGAAATCCGTAAACTCGCTGAAGAGTCTTCCAGTCAAGGTAAAACCATTACCGAAACGCTTAAAGTGCTTTCAGGAGAAATTGAAACTCTTTCATACTCTGCAAAAACAGCAGAAGAAAAATTTAATGCCATTTTCTCCCTTTCAGAGCATGTCAAAACGATGAGCCAAAATCTAATGAACGCTATGCGTGAACAAGAAAACGGAAGCAAGGAAGTACTCACTGCTATCCGCGACATAAACATGGTAACAAACCAAGTAAATGACGGCTCAGCCGAAATGCTCCGCGGCGGTGAGAATGTTGCTCAGGAGATGCAAAAACTCGATGAACTTACCCGCGTCATCACCGACAGTATGAACGAGATGGCCTCCGGTGCCGTACAGATTAGCAATGCCGTACAGGAAGTACACACAATAAGTCAAAAGAATAAAGAGAGCATTGAAAATCTTTCTAAAGAAGTCGGAAAGTTTAAAGTTTAA
- a CDS encoding YgjP family zinc-dependent metalloprotease: MMIKIEGVEIEWSESKGRKLRLTISPKTAIPCIHVPKNYSQSKALDFVKENIAWIKKHQARIEEKIFKKNIKASLKDGSTVSLWGADYKIKILRAKKNASVAVDDDFIYLKEPLGADPKKRPSILNRLYKKELELYVEEILPFWEAKIKETASEIKYRDMKSKWGSCNSYTGIITLNTKLAALPCECAEMVLVHEFVHFKERLHNERFKRYMTKYLPDWKERVKLLNSEDY; the protein is encoded by the coding sequence ATGATGATTAAAATAGAAGGGGTTGAAATCGAATGGTCCGAATCAAAGGGCCGGAAACTCAGACTTACCATATCGCCTAAGACGGCTATTCCCTGTATCCATGTTCCGAAAAACTATTCTCAAAGCAAGGCCTTAGACTTTGTAAAAGAAAATATTGCGTGGATAAAAAAACATCAGGCACGGATAGAAGAAAAGATTTTTAAGAAGAATATAAAAGCTTCATTAAAGGACGGCTCCACGGTAAGTTTATGGGGAGCCGACTATAAAATTAAAATACTGCGTGCCAAAAAAAATGCAAGCGTCGCAGTCGATGATGATTTTATCTATTTAAAAGAGCCTCTCGGAGCGGATCCTAAAAAACGGCCTTCAATTTTGAACCGTCTTTATAAAAAAGAATTGGAACTTTATGTAGAAGAAATCTTGCCCTTTTGGGAAGCTAAGATAAAGGAAACCGCCTCCGAGATAAAATACAGGGATATGAAAAGCAAGTGGGGTTCATGTAATTCTTATACGGGCATAATTACCTTAAACACAAAACTTGCTGCCCTTCCTTGCGAATGTGCCGAAATGGTGCTGGTGCACGAGTTTGTTCATTTTAAAGAAAGGCTCCACAATGAGCGCTTTAAGCGATACATGACTAAATACCTTCCCGACTGGAAAGAAAGAGTGAAGTTGTTGAATTCGGAAGATTATTAG
- a CDS encoding DUF2804 domain-containing protein: MANDNLYTRKIEPAPDKPVQNGKSNFGTFSGCFKKFDIKGLYRVFGNLPLPRIITNGRISGTMRFLFCDDEIIGEIAFFSCYIFSFMETTFWVRKTQQKYAYRQYLPGGFIHIPKHIKYSITACRKSYRYARIFSRLSHGKLHADFDFSARDSRPSCEGRLDLDIRDKEALDFSCVIPNYVSRRCMAMYMQTGTVKGWISLGYNEDIQLKKETAVGVFDVRKSYTGFRSKRTLVNGLGKLDDKALVFYLANSIAADSNRYNDNMILYDGKRTPLPPVKITRPFGIMGKWIIQDTESMVDLVFLPVSKNYKRVNAAVFRTEYSTVYGHFEGTLLTADGEELKLKSFPGIAKKYNLRI; this comes from the coding sequence ATGGCTAATGATAACTTGTACACACGCAAGATAGAACCTGCACCCGATAAGCCTGTCCAAAACGGAAAATCGAATTTCGGCACTTTTTCAGGCTGCTTTAAAAAATTCGATATAAAAGGACTTTATCGGGTATTCGGAAATCTTCCGCTTCCCAGAATAATTACCAACGGAAGGATTTCGGGGACGATGAGGTTTTTGTTTTGCGATGATGAGATAATAGGCGAAATAGCATTTTTTTCGTGCTATATTTTTTCTTTTATGGAAACAACCTTTTGGGTTCGTAAGACTCAGCAAAAATATGCCTATCGGCAATATCTTCCCGGCGGCTTTATTCATATTCCGAAGCACATAAAATACAGCATTACAGCCTGCCGTAAATCATATAGATATGCACGTATTTTTTCCCGTCTGTCGCACGGAAAACTTCATGCCGACTTTGATTTTTCGGCCCGTGATTCCCGTCCCTCATGCGAAGGCCGTTTGGATCTGGATATTCGGGATAAAGAAGCCTTGGATTTTTCGTGCGTAATTCCCAACTATGTAAGCCGGCGATGTATGGCTATGTACATGCAGACAGGAACGGTAAAGGGCTGGATAAGTTTGGGTTATAACGAAGATATTCAGCTAAAAAAAGAAACGGCCGTGGGCGTTTTTGATGTGAGAAAGTCCTACACAGGTTTTAGGTCAAAGCGCACCCTTGTAAACGGACTAGGCAAGCTGGATGACAAGGCTTTGGTTTTTTATCTTGCAAATTCGATAGCTGCTGACAGCAATAGGTATAATGATAATATGATACTCTATGACGGAAAACGCACCCCTCTTCCTCCGGTAAAAATAACCCGTCCCTTCGGCATCATGGGAAAATGGATAATACAGGACACCGAAAGCATGGTCGACCTTGTGTTTCTTCCTGTTTCAAAAAATTACAAAAGGGTAAATGCCGCAGTTTTTAGGACGGAATACAGTACCGTTTACGGTCATTTTGAAGGTACCCTGCTGACAGCTGACGGAGAAGAATTAAAGCTAAAATCTTTTCCCGGCATAGCTAAAAAATACAATCTTAGAATATGA